A single genomic interval of Spirosoma taeanense harbors:
- the alaS gene encoding alanine--tRNA ligase produces the protein MTSHEIRRHFLDFFHSKEHLIVASAPLVAKNDPTLMFNNSGMAQFKDFFLGNGTPPSKRVADTQKCLRVSGKHNDLEDVGFDTYHHTMFEMLGNWSFGDYFKKEAIAWAWELLTDVYKLPKDRLYVSVFQGDEKDNVPFDQEAFDLWKPIVGEDRIIYGNKKDNFWEMGDTGPCGPCSEIHVDLRSAEEVAQKPGKELVNADHPQVVEIWNLVFMQFNRKADGSLEPLPARHVDTGMGFERLCMAIQGKKSNYDTDVFTGTTRVIEELSGKSYGGSMEKSDVAMRVIADHIRAVSFAIADGLVPSNAKAGYVIRRILRRAIRYGYSYLNLTEPFMTKLVPTLAMQFADVFPELNAQRDFVATVIREEEIAFLRTLGTGLKLVDNITQESLNELTAASASLSNITGSLAEQFKPWVKGSQVISSFIPSLTQAASNFKSINTEFLNQNKLSVEAIQRFAEQNKMLIESIKKATENLPKVSEAIRQQFNEAYSKAKESLDATKLKGETVFELNDTFGFPADLTALIAREKGLSIDEEGFQKALQEQKVRSRKDAQSSAGDWIELTDLDEKVEFVGYDQPDAYAQVVKYRKIQNKQGTQVQVVLDKTPFYAESGGQIGDTGVLELFTGSDRIGTLTVLDTKKENDLVIHIVQNVEGIDDLLTSADSVYAVINTARRGLTASNHSATHLLHSALREVLGSHVAQKGSYVGPDALRFDFSHFSKVTDEQLAEVERIVNEKIREDIPLDEKRNVPIEQAKQMGAMALFGEKYGDFVRVITFDPNYSVELCGGTHVQATGHIGLFKFTGEGSVSTGVRRVEAKTSLGAEQLVNEQMAVVSELKELLKAPKDVVKAVQTLLEERSALQKQVESLQNEKVQQLKNQLLEKVETVNGHSRLVERVDVPSADALKQLAYDLKAKVDNLALVLGADINGKPQLAVMLPDSLIQDRKLNAGQVVKDLAKNIKGGGGGQPFFATAGGSDLSGLDAALAQGKALLSE, from the coding sequence ATGACTTCCCACGAGATACGCCGGCATTTTCTGGATTTCTTTCACTCCAAAGAACACCTGATTGTTGCCTCTGCCCCGCTTGTTGCCAAAAATGACCCAACCCTAATGTTTAACAACTCGGGGATGGCGCAGTTCAAAGATTTCTTCCTGGGCAACGGTACGCCCCCGTCGAAGCGCGTCGCCGATACGCAGAAATGTCTGCGCGTGTCGGGTAAGCACAATGACCTCGAAGATGTTGGCTTCGATACGTATCACCACACCATGTTCGAGATGCTCGGCAATTGGTCGTTCGGGGATTATTTCAAAAAAGAAGCCATCGCCTGGGCGTGGGAACTGCTGACGGACGTTTATAAACTGCCGAAAGACCGGCTTTACGTATCGGTGTTCCAGGGCGACGAAAAGGACAACGTTCCCTTCGATCAGGAAGCGTTCGATCTCTGGAAACCCATCGTTGGCGAGGACCGGATCATCTACGGTAACAAGAAAGACAACTTCTGGGAAATGGGCGATACGGGTCCCTGCGGTCCGTGTTCAGAAATCCACGTGGATCTGCGCTCGGCTGAGGAAGTAGCCCAGAAACCCGGTAAGGAGCTTGTCAACGCCGACCATCCGCAGGTTGTCGAGATCTGGAACCTGGTGTTCATGCAGTTCAACCGCAAAGCCGACGGTTCGCTGGAGCCGCTGCCTGCCCGCCACGTCGATACGGGCATGGGTTTCGAGCGGTTGTGCATGGCCATTCAGGGCAAAAAATCGAACTATGATACCGACGTATTTACGGGTACTACTCGCGTCATTGAGGAGCTATCGGGCAAGTCCTACGGCGGCTCCATGGAAAAGTCGGACGTAGCGATGCGCGTCATTGCTGACCACATCCGGGCCGTATCGTTCGCCATAGCCGATGGTCTGGTGCCGTCGAATGCCAAGGCGGGTTACGTCATCCGGCGGATTCTGCGTCGGGCCATTCGCTATGGTTATTCGTACCTGAACCTGACCGAGCCGTTCATGACCAAACTCGTGCCGACGCTGGCTATGCAGTTTGCCGATGTATTCCCCGAACTGAACGCTCAGCGTGATTTCGTAGCGACCGTAATCCGCGAGGAAGAAATCGCCTTCCTGCGAACGTTGGGTACGGGTTTGAAATTAGTTGATAACATCACTCAGGAGTCATTGAATGAGCTTACTGCTGCAAGCGCATCATTAAGTAATATAACAGGTTCATTAGCTGAGCAATTTAAACCTTGGGTTAAGGGTAGCCAAGTTATAAGTTCCTTTATTCCTTCTTTGACTCAAGCGGCATCAAACTTTAAAAGTATTAACACTGAGTTCCTGAACCAAAATAAACTTTCAGTTGAGGCAATACAAAGGTTTGCGGAGCAGAATAAAATGTTAATAGAATCAATCAAAAAGGCAACGGAAAATTTGCCAAAAGTAAGTGAAGCTATTCGTCAACAATTCAACGAAGCATACTCAAAAGCCAAGGAAAGTTTAGACGCAACCAAGCTTAAGGGCGAAACCGTTTTCGAACTGAACGATACGTTTGGTTTCCCGGCTGACTTGACGGCGTTGATCGCCCGCGAAAAAGGGTTGAGCATCGACGAAGAAGGCTTCCAGAAGGCCTTGCAGGAACAGAAAGTGCGTTCCCGCAAGGATGCTCAATCGTCGGCGGGCGACTGGATTGAACTGACTGATCTGGACGAGAAAGTTGAATTTGTTGGTTACGACCAGCCGGATGCTTACGCGCAGGTAGTGAAGTACCGTAAGATTCAGAACAAGCAGGGGACGCAGGTACAGGTGGTACTGGATAAGACGCCGTTTTACGCGGAATCGGGTGGTCAGATCGGCGATACGGGTGTGCTCGAACTCTTCACGGGTTCAGACCGGATCGGTACGCTGACCGTGCTGGATACGAAGAAAGAAAACGATCTAGTCATTCATATTGTCCAGAACGTCGAGGGTATCGACGACCTGCTGACCAGTGCCGATTCGGTATATGCCGTTATCAACACGGCGCGTCGGGGGTTGACTGCCAGCAACCACTCAGCAACGCACCTGCTGCACTCCGCCTTGCGCGAGGTGCTGGGCAGTCACGTCGCGCAGAAAGGCTCTTACGTTGGCCCCGATGCGTTACGGTTCGACTTTTCGCATTTCAGTAAAGTGACCGATGAGCAACTGGCCGAAGTGGAGCGCATTGTGAATGAGAAGATTCGCGAAGATATTCCGCTCGACGAGAAACGTAACGTTCCCATCGAGCAGGCAAAACAGATGGGCGCAATGGCCCTGTTCGGCGAAAAATACGGCGACTTTGTTCGCGTCATCACCTTCGATCCGAACTACTCGGTCGAGCTTTGCGGAGGAACGCACGTTCAGGCAACGGGCCATATCGGTCTGTTCAAGTTCACGGGCGAAGGCTCCGTATCGACGGGCGTCCGGCGGGTTGAGGCTAAAACGTCATTGGGCGCTGAGCAACTTGTCAACGAGCAGATGGCGGTGGTCAGCGAATTGAAGGAGCTTCTGAAAGCCCCGAAAGACGTCGTGAAGGCGGTACAGACGCTGCTTGAAGAGCGCAGCGCCCTGCAAAAGCAGGTGGAATCGCTACAGAACGAAAAAGTACAGCAACTTAAGAACCAGCTTCTGGAGAAAGTTGAAACCGTCAACGGCCACAGCCGGCTCGTTGAGCGGGTTGACGTACCCTCGGCGGATGCGCTCAAGCAACTGGCTTACGATCTCAAGGCGAAGGTAGATAACCTCGCCCTGGTTCTGGGGGCAGATATTAACGGCAAGCCGCAGCTCGCGGTCATGCTGCCCGATTCGCTCATTCAGGACCGGAAATTAAACGCCGGTCAGGTTGTAAAAGACCTCGCGAAAAATATCAAAGGCGGTGGCGGTGGTCAACCATTCTTCGCGACGGCGGGTGGTTCCGATCTGTCGGGTCTGGATGCGGCTCTGGCGCAGGGTAAAGCCTTGCTGAGCGAGTAA
- a CDS encoding response regulator, whose product MESVNILIVEDEVILSMDLSYRLRQMGYRVVDTVDNGLRALDIYQSQPIDLALLDIHILGEWDGIETARRMRQIKQTPLIFLTAMTDAMTIERARKVSPSAYITKPFNDLNLQIAIDLAIHNFAHQQSAIVPGRIAQVDNRSVSPMTEPPEPARGETIMFSKEYVFVKQNYRFVKFRQADILYLQSEGNYTDIITPTHKYTLRMVLNKVLDKFQAANTSRPDIIRIHRSYAVNLRQIQSFSENEVSLGDRTLPIGRSYRDAFLKGFAFM is encoded by the coding sequence ATGGAGTCCGTTAATATATTAATCGTCGAAGATGAGGTAATCTTAAGTATGGATTTGTCCTACCGGCTTCGGCAAATGGGATACCGGGTTGTCGATACGGTCGATAATGGCCTCCGCGCCCTCGACATCTATCAGAGCCAGCCTATTGATCTGGCCTTACTCGATATTCATATTCTGGGAGAATGGGATGGCATCGAAACGGCCCGGCGGATGCGCCAGATCAAGCAGACGCCCCTTATTTTTCTGACGGCCATGACCGACGCCATGACCATCGAACGCGCCCGGAAAGTGTCTCCTTCGGCGTATATCACCAAACCGTTCAACGACCTGAATCTGCAGATCGCCATCGACCTGGCGATTCATAATTTCGCACATCAGCAATCGGCCATAGTTCCCGGCCGTATAGCACAGGTAGACAACAGATCCGTTTCGCCCATGACCGAACCACCCGAACCGGCCAGGGGCGAAACGATCATGTTTTCGAAGGAATACGTTTTTGTTAAGCAGAACTACCGGTTCGTGAAGTTTCGGCAGGCTGATATCCTGTATCTGCAGTCGGAAGGAAATTACACGGACATCATTACCCCGACGCACAAATACACCCTGCGCATGGTGCTGAACAAGGTTCTGGATAAGTTTCAGGCGGCCAATACGTCGCGTCCCGATATTATCCGTATTCACCGATCCTATGCCGTAAATCTGCGCCAGATTCAGTCGTTCAGCGAGAACGAAGTCTCGCTCGGAGATCGCACACTACCCATTGGCCGCAGCTACCGCGATGCGTTCCTGAAGGGGTTTGCCTTTATGTAG
- a CDS encoding endonuclease/exonuclease/phosphatase family protein, producing the protein MYAIDYALLIYSIVITLASFINLIRLDYWWIRMWDFPHLQLTVLAGIGVLGWLAIGYPREGFLIIVPIGLLATLLYQSWLIYPFTPLHRKQVVRLPHNSNNETSERNTIRLLVSNVFMDNTQTPKVRDMTDQYKPDVVLVLEANQRWKDELAAIEPNYPYRILYPLENTYGMLMYSRYPIRQHELRFLIQDDIPSIYAQLELPSGQLIHFYGVHPTPPSPTENDRSTERDAELLLVGKEARTKSGPIIVAGDLNDVAWSHTTRLFQRISGLLDPRIGRGLYNTFHAKYFFLRWPLDHVFVSEHFQLQRIQRLPNCGSDHFPMFIALTYVPEQAQQPNEIPQPEQDDLEESNEKITEAREERTSTQTT; encoded by the coding sequence ATGTATGCTATTGACTACGCTCTGCTCATATACTCCATTGTCATTACTCTAGCGTCGTTTATCAACCTGATCCGGCTCGATTACTGGTGGATTCGGATGTGGGATTTTCCGCATCTGCAGCTCACCGTTCTGGCGGGCATTGGCGTTTTAGGCTGGCTGGCAATCGGCTACCCCCGCGAGGGCTTCCTGATCATCGTTCCGATCGGGCTGCTGGCAACACTGCTTTATCAGAGCTGGCTGATTTATCCGTTTACGCCCCTGCACCGGAAACAGGTTGTGCGACTCCCCCATAACAGCAACAACGAAACTTCAGAGCGTAATACCATCCGGTTGCTGGTCAGCAATGTCTTTATGGACAATACGCAGACGCCCAAAGTCCGGGATATGACCGATCAATATAAACCGGATGTAGTGCTGGTGCTGGAAGCCAACCAGCGGTGGAAGGATGAACTGGCGGCTATTGAGCCGAATTACCCATATCGGATTCTGTATCCGCTGGAAAACACGTATGGTATGCTAATGTACTCCCGCTATCCCATCCGCCAGCACGAACTGCGGTTTCTGATTCAGGACGACATTCCCTCCATCTACGCGCAGCTGGAGCTGCCCTCGGGGCAGTTAATTCATTTCTATGGGGTACATCCCACCCCGCCGAGCCCTACCGAGAACGACCGATCAACCGAGCGCGACGCTGAACTGCTGCTAGTTGGCAAAGAGGCCCGAACCAAGTCAGGCCCTATCATTGTGGCGGGCGATTTGAACGATGTAGCCTGGTCGCACACTACCCGGCTGTTCCAGCGGATAAGCGGTTTGCTGGACCCCCGCATTGGTCGGGGCTTATACAATACGTTTCACGCCAAATATTTTTTTCTGCGCTGGCCGCTCGACCACGTTTTTGTTTCCGAGCATTTTCAGTTGCAGCGGATTCAGCGTTTACCCAATTGCGGCTCCGATCACTTCCCTATGTTCATTGCGCTGACGTATGTACCGGAGCAGGCTCAGCAACCGAATGAGATTCCGCAGCCTGAACAGGATGACCTGGAGGAGTCTAATGAGAAAATTACGGAAGCTAGGGAAGAGCGGACTTCGACTCAGACCACTTAG
- the murI gene encoding glutamate racemase, protein MNQPIGVFDSGYGGLTVLREIVRKLPQYDYVYLGDNARTPYGPRSFDTVYQYTLECVRHLFDRGCRLVVLACNTASAKALRNIQQLDLPVLAPGPSGPSRRVLGVIRPTTEVIGHYSRSGHVGILATRGTVTSGSYPVEIEKFFPGLRVYQEACPMWVPLVENGEYASAGADYFIRQHIDRLLGPAENIDTLLLACTHYPLLFDKIRQFTPAGTTILTQGGIVADRLADYLDRHPEIDVQCSRGGERVFLTTDSTEDFDRQAAVFYGEPVRSAHLSL, encoded by the coding sequence ATGAATCAACCCATTGGCGTGTTCGATTCGGGCTATGGCGGGCTGACCGTTCTGCGCGAGATCGTTCGCAAATTACCCCAGTACGATTACGTCTATCTTGGCGACAATGCCCGGACGCCCTACGGTCCCCGCTCATTTGATACCGTATACCAATACACGCTTGAGTGCGTAAGGCACCTGTTCGACCGGGGGTGCCGATTGGTCGTACTGGCCTGCAACACGGCCTCCGCAAAAGCGCTCCGAAATATTCAGCAGCTTGACCTGCCCGTTCTGGCACCCGGCCCCAGTGGACCATCCCGGCGGGTGCTGGGCGTAATCCGGCCGACAACCGAGGTCATCGGCCATTACTCCAGGAGTGGCCACGTCGGAATTCTGGCCACGCGGGGTACGGTTACGTCTGGGTCTTATCCGGTCGAGATTGAAAAGTTTTTTCCAGGGCTGCGTGTCTATCAGGAAGCGTGTCCAATGTGGGTGCCGCTGGTCGAAAATGGCGAATACGCCAGCGCCGGGGCCGATTATTTTATTCGGCAGCACATCGACCGGCTGCTCGGACCGGCAGAAAACATTGATACCTTGCTACTGGCCTGCACGCATTACCCGCTTCTGTTCGATAAGATCCGGCAGTTTACACCCGCTGGTACAACCATTCTGACCCAGGGCGGCATCGTAGCCGACCGACTGGCCGATTACCTCGACCGACATCCTGAAATAGACGTGCAGTGCAGTAGGGGCGGGGAGCGCGTTTTTCTGACCACCGACTCAACCGAGGACTTTGACCGACAGGCAGCCGTTTTTTATGGCGAGCCAGTACGGTCGGCACATTTGAGTCTATAA
- a CDS encoding ABC-F family ATP-binding cassette domain-containing protein: protein MINVSNVSLRYGKRVLFDDVTIKFTSGNCYGVIGANGAGKSTFLKILSGEIEPQTGSVTMTPGERMSVLNQNQSAYDEYPVLQTVIMGNKRLYDIMQEKDALYAKADFTDADGEKAAELESEFAEMNGWDAESDAASLLSGLGIKEDMHYSLMSDLNGSEKVRVLLAQALFGNPDVLLLDEPTNNLDVESVIWLENFLANFNNTVIVVSHDRHFLDQVCTQIVDVDFSKVKLFAGNYSFWYESSQLALKQRQDQNKKTEDKRKELEEFIRRFSANASKSKQATSRAKLLEKLTIDDIQPSSRKYPYVNFKPEREPGDQILTVENLTYTAEDGTRLFENLSFTVNKQDKIFLYSRDGLAVSALMDILAGERKADSGTFRWGITITMSYFPTDAEKEKFFQTDLNLVDWLRQYSEEKDESFIRGFLGRMLFSGEESLKKASVLSGGEKVRCMLSKMMLSGANVLMLDEPTNHLDLESIESLNNGLIDFKGPILFTSHDHQFVQTIANRIIEITPAGILDKLMTYDEYLTDERVKAQRGELYEAVA, encoded by the coding sequence ATGATCAACGTATCTAACGTCTCGCTCCGCTATGGTAAGCGGGTGCTGTTTGACGACGTCACTATAAAATTTACCTCCGGCAACTGTTACGGCGTTATCGGCGCCAACGGAGCCGGTAAGTCTACCTTTCTGAAGATTCTATCTGGCGAAATTGAGCCGCAGACCGGCTCGGTTACGATGACGCCCGGCGAGCGGATGTCGGTGCTGAACCAGAATCAGTCGGCCTACGACGAGTATCCGGTGCTGCAGACGGTTATCATGGGCAACAAGCGCCTGTATGACATCATGCAGGAAAAAGACGCCCTGTATGCCAAAGCCGATTTTACGGATGCCGACGGCGAGAAAGCCGCCGAACTCGAATCGGAATTTGCCGAGATGAATGGCTGGGATGCAGAGTCGGATGCCGCCAGTCTGCTGTCGGGTCTGGGTATCAAAGAAGATATGCACTACTCGCTGATGAGCGATCTGAACGGTTCCGAGAAGGTACGGGTGTTGCTGGCGCAGGCGCTCTTTGGCAACCCCGACGTGCTGCTGCTTGACGAGCCGACCAACAACCTCGACGTAGAGTCGGTGATCTGGCTCGAAAACTTCCTGGCCAACTTCAATAACACGGTTATCGTCGTCTCGCACGACCGTCACTTCCTCGATCAGGTTTGTACGCAGATTGTGGACGTCGACTTCAGCAAGGTTAAGCTCTTCGCCGGCAACTATTCGTTCTGGTATGAGTCGAGCCAGCTTGCTCTGAAACAGCGGCAGGACCAGAACAAAAAGACCGAGGACAAGCGGAAAGAGCTGGAAGAATTCATCCGGCGGTTCTCGGCCAACGCGTCGAAGTCCAAGCAGGCGACAAGCCGGGCCAAACTGCTCGAAAAGCTTACGATTGACGATATTCAGCCATCATCGCGTAAGTATCCCTACGTAAATTTCAAACCGGAGCGCGAGCCGGGCGACCAGATACTCACCGTCGAGAACCTGACCTATACGGCCGAAGACGGCACCAGGCTGTTCGAAAACCTGTCGTTCACGGTGAACAAACAGGATAAGATTTTTCTGTATAGCCGCGATGGTCTGGCCGTTTCGGCACTAATGGATATTCTGGCGGGTGAACGTAAAGCCGATTCGGGTACGTTCCGCTGGGGCATCACGATCACCATGTCGTATTTCCCGACGGATGCTGAGAAAGAAAAGTTTTTCCAGACCGACCTGAATCTGGTAGACTGGCTCCGGCAATACTCCGAGGAGAAGGACGAAAGCTTTATTCGGGGCTTCCTGGGCCGGATGCTGTTCTCGGGCGAGGAATCGCTGAAGAAAGCCAGCGTGCTATCAGGGGGCGAAAAAGTGCGCTGTATGCTGTCGAAGATGATGCTGTCGGGCGCGAACGTCTTGATGCTCGACGAGCCGACTAACCACCTCGACCTCGAATCTATCGAGTCGCTGAACAACGGCCTGATTGATTTTAAAGGGCCGATCCTGTTCACCTCCCACGACCACCAGTTTGTGCAGACGATTGCTAACCGGATCATCGAAATCACTCCGGCGGGTATCCTCGACAAGTTGATGACCTACGACGAGTACCTGACCGACGAGCGCGTAAAAGCCCAGCGCGGTGAACTGTACGAAGCCGTAGCATAA